The genomic DNA AGCGAGCCAATGCGTAGGCAACGAACGGCCCCGAGCCTTGTCCGCTGCCGATCCGTACACCGCCCCCATCGCCGCTGCCGCACGAGCAAGGTCCGGGCCAGGCACGTTGAGCCTCGATCGAACGTTGGCTCGTAGCTCCGGGTGGCTGTTGACGAGCTGGACCAGGCGACCCCACGAGACAGCCCTTCGGTCAGACGAGCGGATAGGCCCGCCATCACTGAGCCTGAGGTACTGCTCGGTCATCTCAAGCTTCGACCCGAACTCACCGAGTCGCAGGTAGGCGAACAGGCCACCGGAGAACTCCGCTCTGACCCAACCGCCGTTACCGACGCTCAGCCCGAGAAACTCCCTCGGACCAGGGTCTATTTGCTGTGGTTCTAGACGCATACCCGGATCGTAACGGACTCTGCCGGTACCAACCACCAACCAACGGAGGTAACCGCAGTGTCCGCACTACTCCTGTCGATTCCATCCGCCGCCGACCGCCTCGGCATCGGGCGCACAACGCTCTACAAGCTGGCCAACGATGGCGTCGTTCCAACGGTGCAGGTTGGGTCACGCCGCCTGATCCGAGACGCCGACCTAGTGGCCTACGCCGAGAGCTTGCCCGTTAGCAGACCCCAGGACGCCGCATTCAGAGACAGCGACCTAGTGGCCTACGCCGAGAGCTTGCCCGCTAGCAGACCCCAGGACGCCGCATTCAGAGACAGCGACCTAGTGGCCTACGCCGAGAGCTTGCCCGCTAGCAGACCCCAGGACGCCGCATGACGCGGCACGACCCCGCCGAAGCGGGGCCGACCGGGAGCGTGGGGACGCAGACAGAGCATACCCCTGGTGGGTATCAGGCGTCACCCGTTCGGGGCTCCTACGTGCATCTGGGGCCAGACCTCGAAGCGGTCGCCGCTGAGCTCGTCGAGCGGCTCGGAGATCGGGTCTCGTACCGGCTGGCTGACGCGGTGATCACGGCGGCTGACTCGATCCAGCAGAAGCGCCGTGTCGACCCTGAGCAGGTTCGCCGCAACCGGGAGCACGTCCAAGCGATTCAGGCAGAGCTACGGGACCGGAGCCGAAACGCTCCTCCGCCACCGTGGCCGAGTGTGGAGGTGGTCCGATGACCGCCCTTCACGGCGACGAGCTGCTCGGCCTGGTCGACCTCGCGTCGGTGATCGAGTCGACCGGTGACGTGTGCGACGTGTGGTCGTTGCCCGACTGCGATTCTGGTGGAACCGCCGTCGACATGTTGGCCCCTGAGGCCCTTGTCGACTTCTGCCCGAAGTGTCAGACGACGCTACAGATGCGCAGTCTTCACGGTCCCGCTGCTGGCCCGATCGATGGCGGCTGGCTGTGTGGACGTTGTGGGTTGCAGGCCGTTGACCTCGCCGATGCCCGTTCGTATTGCTGCGGCTACAGGCCGAGCGCCGGGTTGCAATGGGAGCTGATGGGGATCGACTACGCCCACGGCCGACCCGTCGACCGGCTGGCCTATGCCGCTGCGATGGGCCGGTATCTGCTCGCCGAGGAGCGTTCGCCCTACAGCCACAACACCGAGCACCCGATTGTCGACCTGCTCTGTGAGGTGTCGTTCGGGATCGCTGGCGGCTACGGCCCGAGCCCCCTGGACCGACGGCAACGACTGGGAGGTGGCCGAGATGGTCCTCGCTGCGCTCAACGCTGGTGGCTGCGCCGTCATCGACAAACATCCCGAGCGTCGACGCCTCCGACCAGGTGCCCTCGGGGTGCTGGTGGGAGTGATCGGCGAGCTTCCCGCTCAAAGGTCTGACATCGATGGTGCCCGCAGGATCCTGGTGGCGTTGACCGAAGCCGGTTTCGAGCTGGTGGAGGTTCGGCCGTGAATCACGATCTACGAGCAGAGAAGGCCCGTCGAGTCACCGAGGAAGGCCCCGGCGAGTGGATGCACGACGAGCCCGCAGGCGGTCGAGTGATCCCAGCGTCATGGACTGATGCCCATGTCGCTGAGGTGCTCGCCGACCATCTGCAAGGCCGCTGGCTGTATGTCGCTGCCTGGGGTCGGTGGCTGCGATGGGACGGCACCCGCTGGGCACACGACGACACCGAGGCCGTGCATGAGGAAGCACGGTCATGGGTGATCGAGTTGGTGGCCACCGTCGCCGCCATCGGAGCGTCTGCCGATGACGTGAAGCGTGCAGCGACCTACCGCAACCGTTCCAAGTTGGAATCGGCGATGACGATGGCACGACGGGTGCAAGGCATCGCGGCAAGCCCCAGCGAGTTCGATCTCGACCCTGACCTTCTGAACGTCGCCAACGGAGTGCTCGACCTCCGCACCGGCAACCTGTTGGAGCACGACCCGGCACGGCGGATAACCAAGCTGGCCCCCGTCGAGTACGACATCGACGCCCAGCACCGTGACGTTGACGAGCTGCTCGAGGTGGTCGATGCCGACGTTCGTCCGTGGCTGCAACGCGTCTTCGGATACGCGGCCACCGGCCACACATCCGAAGACCTCGCCCTGGTGCTCGACGGCACCGGAGCGAACGGTAAGACCACGCTCCTCGAAGCGGTCGGGTCGGTGCTGGGTGACTACGCCGGGGCGGTTGCGCCGCAACTGGTGATGAAGACCAGCCACGACCAGCACCCGACGGTCAAGGCCGACCTCCGAGGGAAACGGCTCGTGTGGATCTCCGAAACCGAGGAAGGTGGTGCGCTGCGTGTGGAGCAGGTCAAGGCGTTGACCGGAGGTGACCAGATCTCTGCCCGGTTCATGTACGGCGACTTGTTCACGTTCGCGCCGTCTCACCTGTTGGTGATCGCCACGAACCACCGGCCATCGGTCAACACGACTGAGCACGCCGCATGGCGACGGCTTCGACTGGTGCCGTTCCCGCACACCTACAAGCCCGAGCACGAAGCGGGCCCCGGTGATCGGGTACAAGACCGAGGGCTACGTCATCGTCTAGCGACAGGCAGAGCCCAGCGTGAAGCGTTGCTCGCCTGGATCGTCCGAGGAGCTTTCGACTGGAACCAGAGCGGTCTAGGTGCATGTGGCACCGTCGACGCCGCTACGGCCGCGTGGAAGCTGCGTGAGGACGTGCTCGGCCGGTTCATCGCCGAGGTGATCGAGTTCGATCCGCACTCCGAGGTCAAAGGCAAGGAGCTGTATCTCGCCTACAAGGACTGGTGTACTCAGGAGGGTCGACCGGCTAAGTCGAACAAGAACTTCGCCGCTGACTTCACCGAGCACCAGGTCGTCATCGGGGCCGGGATCGAGAAGGTGACCCGTCACCAGGTGGCCCACTACCGAGGTCTCAAGGTGCGTTTCGATGCCGCCTTTTGACCTTGAGGGGAGGTCAGGGGAGGTCACCTCCCAAAGTTCCTACACGAAGGGATTCATAGGAAAGTTTCGGAGGTGCCCTCCCCTCACCTCCCCTCGATGCCCTGACCTGCACGTTTCGAGATCGTCGGGGCTCCCGGTATGGGCTGTGGAATGCGGCCCAGGTGCGTCATTTGCTGCTGTAGCCCCGGCTCAACCGGCTGCTGATCCAACTGGCGCACCGTCGCCCCGGTGGAGACCGAAAAGTTCTGATGGCCACCTCGGCTCACACAGCCCGGAGTCAGGAAAACTCTCTCCCCGGAGGTCGTGGTGAGCGCGTCGAATCAACAAATCTCTCTCCCCGAAAGATCGGGGCACGTAACTCATCTGTCACAGCGATGGTGTATTGTGTCCTCGAAAGCCACCACGCCGGACCCCACGCCGACCTGCACGCCGCCTACCCACGCCGGACCCCACGCTTCTAGGGGCACCACCTGGAGGGCACCTGCAAGGCCACCTGAGGACCACCTGGTGTATCGGGTCACCCGTGCATGTCTGCCGGGTCTGACCTTGCCCTGTTGGCTATTCCCTGAA from Microthrixaceae bacterium includes the following:
- a CDS encoding helix-turn-helix domain-containing protein, with the translated sequence MSALLLSIPSAADRLGIGRTTLYKLANDGVVPTVQVGSRRLIRDADLVAYAESLPVSRPQDAAFRDSDLVAYAESLPASRPQDAAFRDSDLVAYAESLPASRPQDAA